The following coding sequences are from one Fusobacterium simiae window:
- a CDS encoding lipid-A-disaccharide synthase N-terminal domain-containing protein, giving the protein MILGFIGQFFFSMRFVVQWIASEKHKKSVVPLTFWIFSVLGSSLLLIYAIYRKDPVFILGQAPNLLIYFRNIWFIKHKGKGE; this is encoded by the coding sequence ATGATTTTAGGATTTATAGGACAATTTTTCTTTTCAATGCGTTTTGTAGTTCAATGGATAGCTTCTGAAAAACATAAAAAAAGTGTAGTTCCCCTAACTTTTTGGATATTTAGTGTTTTAGGAAGCTCTCTTTTACTTATATACGCAATTTATAGGAAAGACCCTGTATTTATTTTAGGACAAGCTCCTAATTTATTAATTTATTTTAGAAATATATGGTTTATAAAACATAAAGGAAAAGGAGAGTAA